The DNA sequence TCCATGCCCAGGTAACATTTTATATACGTGGGCAGATAAAACAATTTCGTAGACTTAGGGTATTCTCGATGCTAAATGCTTGATAAGCTTACATGTTATTTGAAGGAATCTTTAGCAAAGTCATATCCAGTCACTTAACAAGCGATTGaagtttcaaattgttttttttttgaataAGTTTGATATGTAAGTGTGATTTTAGGCGGCTTCAGTCAATCTTAGACACACAAACTATTTCTTGCATAATTTGTTTACTGCAGTTTGTGATACATTTATTGTAGATTTTGCGTTTTTCGTGGGTACCAAGATAAAAAGGCAAACACAATGGCGATCGTTAGCCCTGGACAAAGCAAAACCAAATTGCTTGAGCTATTCATGCTGATTTGTTGCGTTTCTGTGTTCGGTCCTTGCCTCAGCATCGACACTATATGAGTTCTACATTGCTTTGTTGTCAACAATAGGGATTTTTAGTGTTTTAAAAATTGAAGTTAGTTTAATCCCTAGTTCTAGATCAGTGACAAAAGTAAACATGCAGCCACTGATGCCAAATTTGTCAACCTTATAGATATTCATCCAATGTGAAGATTTCAATCTCAATTGTTTTCAGTATTTCAAATTTATACTTGAGAGATTTAGTATAACTTACAAAGGTCTATGTTAGCACTTACTATAATGTCTTTATTGTGCCATAAGAACGCATGGTATAGATTTACCGTTATGCTGTATGGTGGCGATATTATAGTCGATGGACAGTGGACTGACTGGGAAGACTGGACGCCAGTGACCGAGTGCCCCGTCCTGTGCGGTGGAGGTCAGACAGACTTCACGAGGTCACGCTCATGCTCCACCCCCATGCACGGGGGAAGGGACTGTGAGGGGGAAGAGACACAGACCAGGGAGATGCACGAGTGTAACACACAGCTGTGTGGGGGTAAGGCTGAGTGTTCTAGTCTGATCTAGATACATGTAGTAAATGTACGCCCACTATATAGCATTGTGGTGTGAGTGAGATGAGTGTAACGCCGTTTTATGACAGTACTTCAATTTTTCCAGGACATAGTATTCCAGTGGTCCACATATCGTGGTGGTGAGTGATCATGTGAATAGAGATGAGGTCACAATCACGTGAACTTAAGGCACGTTGGGCGCGGAGAGTCTTTGGATGGCTGACCGTGTTTAGCAGTTTGACTAGAATTCCAGTCCTGTTCCACAGGCGCATGTTATATATGTTGCCTGAGCTTATGAAAGTGACTTTGTTCAAAACTGAATATGTTCAACCAGCAGAAAATAGGTTCCCGGTTGGATGAGTCATGTACTTATCATCCTGCAAGTAGCTTGGGTTACTTGGGCAATAATGTGCTTTACTATTCATTGTTGGCGCTGTAAGCATACCTGGTGTGGAGTTTGGTACAATATAGTTATTATATAGCATGCTGACAGGGCACAGTGGCCAAGTTCAAGCAGTCATCAAACATGATTACCATATCTTCTCAGTAACTTCTCAAAACAATCCTAGGATGGTGTACTAGTGCCCTATTCCACACTGTACTgacccatactttaacatgcaATCACCGTAACGTCATGATCTCCGTGTGGAGGGGGCATCTGTTCTACGAACGCTACACATGCTCCATTATCGAGAATACTTATCAAAGTGACAGTCCTTATATGTCCCACTTCATATGGGAAAGGTATTGTATGGATTTTagtttgaaaaagttgactGTAAACCCGTTCCAGGTAATGGCCGTTAGCTCTGAAGAACGGTAACATCTAAAAAATTGCTATGTATTTGTCTTGCAGACAGATGCCGCGGGGACAGTCCCACGTCTATTTCTCACAGTGATCCCCACAAGTACTACGAGTGCAGGGACAGTGTAGCCTACCTGAAGAAATGTCCAGACCACTCCACCTTCTATGGCATTGGCGaggagtgtgtcgaggatacgTGCAACTCCGAGGGCCTTCTCAGTCGTCATCCCAGCGACAGCAGGAGGTATCTGATGTGTCTGGCAGGTGAACGGATCATCGACATGGTCTGTGCACCCGGCACCTTCTTCAGTGAGGAAGCCAGAGCTTGTCAATAAAGCTCCCGATTAAACCCAAGCGCCTAATAAACAATCAAGTAATCTCCTCGTTGTTTTCTTTCTAAGCTTTGTAGCTCAGAAATAGATTTAACATTCTTCGGTGACCTGATACTATGGACTACATGTTATGGTATGGTAACAAGGGCTGATAGTTCAACAGAGCCGTGGTATAGCATGTACTGGCGGTTAGACAGAGAAGGGGTAATACAGGCTGATAGTTCGACAGAGCCGTTGAAAATCATGTATTGGTGGTTAGGCAGAGAAGGGGTAATACAGGCTGATAGTTCGACAGAGCCGTGGAAAATCATGTATTGGTGGTTAGTTGACCAAATGTaacacagtaaaacatccaaatCCACATCAtgctccagaagaatccttgatccacttctggcCATTGAatgtgttcttggcagtcgtcctgcctctgggggacttcagggtccatttccgctcCCAGGACGATGGAATCCacagtaaaaatattttacagcatTGACACTGACCCCAGATGCTTCCGTGGGCGACGGTTCTATTAATAATGGTAAATAGTATTCTACATCATATATACTTCCCACACACATAACGGctgcatgaatgttatttttacaccgctttgagcaatattccagctacatcacgTTGAGAACAACAAATATtggctccacacatcattcccaCACGGGGAACCGAATTAGGGTtctttggagcgtcatgagcgaacgttttaaccattcgggttattcgacgatccccacaGATTTGAatggaaaacaaatatgtcgtgagctgaaaaacaaaatctaatctaaatattaaactgatATTGAAAtcctttaccagcaggtggccgcacaggtggccagtacactgactctcaaagtgaccatccgggacttgctttgtctcgagctACCTACCTGAAGgtcggaatggtgggttaacactaagttatgccacCCATAGATAGCATCgtgcagggcatgcacgaaggggtcCCTATCaacactaccacctaaatctaccagcCAAGTGAAGTCAGCATTGGGCCTGCTGGGGATGCTGGAAAGACttgggccacagagtgtgccaaccctaaactagctgggttgctgtaacaaccatcctgactgtacaatcagtccctagcaccgaacctactccatgtacagtcggcaagcggctacgcggagagcggacgtacgatggagacacagtgagacaaaagctcatcccatcggtccctcggaaagccagtgtactaaagtccaggtggaatggtttagagggacacaacaccaaatccagaatgtgccagggttcctgcgtctgaaagaaataagTCATGTATAAGCATTAGGAATCACATTTCTAGCgtagattggtttaacaacagcgagtaagtgtggttttatcccgctttggcaatattccaactactgGCCTCAGAAGTGGGCGTGAGCCATAGTGTtcaagtgaggactcgaacactggCACTAAACGtggcgtgccaacacttgaacaactagacTACACTagcactccgtttacatgcagacatctgtatcaacctttcccatctatacttaaatggctgtatactatgagagaatgagtgtgcatggtatattaaagaaacattcatgaagacgcatattttcttccaagtagatttggaaacacctgcctgtctggtcctctgtagCCCTTCCGAAGAATACTTGAAGTCGTCCAACCTCTTCAGGATCTCAAGACTTTCTGttcccacgacgaatatttcacatcattgtgAGCCGACTTCAAGCGGACTTCAGTCGCTCACTTAAAGTGTGCAGCTGGAAATGACAAAGGGCAAACCAGCcacctaatcccagtcgccaAACCGGAAACAAAGGGTTAAAGCTATTGGAAACACCCCAagcacaagtgtttgcacatagaaatgttttctgatttagcGTGAGCGAAgaaagacctggtaatattctttattgaaacaaaatgaaacaaaaacttCTTTCATTAAGTAcaaatttatttatgtaagacaatatagctaaaacataatcaacggctaatacaatacaggtatgatGCATTGTAAATTTAAGATTACAAGTTTAACCaaaagtgacataggtgtatggatCTTTcattacaaatgaattaaaacaaactgtcgtccgtgggtgggaatgttgtaaactgtgatgtgcttatcactgctcatcgcattcGTGACTCGCTAgtgttattctgcgattacagtctgtttgccgtgaaaacgtaccgatgaatgtctctttaaacaaaaagtaaatcgaataaagtgaaattaagattaaaAATTCTTATACTTTtatcttgccaattgaacatttaattctcagaattttattcaacttaggatgaaagttgtttagcaaacgatcgtaatttcaaatcactttctttgtttgtattacaaggcggtatgcacattaaataatacgccgttgggttggtctaagttaacgctcatcacgtaccgcacgtgctcttgtttcactgatctaactgctgcgcttacccccttgcaatacaaagcagtaataacgatttgaatcaatgatcgtttgttaaacaacttttatcctaacttgaataaaattctaattctaaattttcaattggcaagataaaattacgtggattcgaaatatgaATTTCACTATGTCAGGTTTAGTTTTTGTGTAAAGTGAGAAATCATCCCAACATCGGACAACACCACACTTTCACCAAttcatggcgcaccaccacatgcattacatgggtacaccacaacatccaccaatgcatggggcactaaCACATGCTTTATATgggcacaccacaacatccaccaatgcatggggcactaaCACATGCTTTCCTTCTGCAAACTAGTTCTAAAGATGTGTTGTGATGCGACATGCATCCTAGAAAGACAAAGTAGGATCATACCTAttgaatgaattaaatctcTCGATTTGAATGAATTTGACGTTAAAGGAACATGCATTTGAAACCACAATATTGGCACCTAGGCGATTTACaaagtacatatgatatactcCCAGTTTTGCGATAttctaaaaacaacaacaatataacTTTAAACACATGATACGTTTAATTGATAAGAgtacttcttttttattctttatacgacgtttcagagctaattctcgCTCCTAGTCAGCTATTTTTTTCCCAGTTGAtaagatgttatatttactaGCCAGTGTTTAGAATACCTCTTGGCTACATTTTCAGCTACGTGTACTTTTGCTGAATCAGCTGTCACGTAGATACAAGTCATGGTGTGGATGCATCGTACATTGTAGGTTAAACATGTGTGGATTTAGATCTGGTTTTACAtaatcgtagattgtacatctgtttattcagatttgcatctaaatgatcgtagattgtacatttaCGGACTAAATCTGGTTTTGAATAATCGTACATTGCCTATGCGTGTATTAAGATCTGGTTGCAGACAATGGAACATATGaattaatacatgttttatataattgtatCGAATTCCGATTTATTCCCTTAAAATTTAAAGATATTCTTGTGAAATTCCGATGTTTTAATGACCTTTCTTGTGTCTTATTTCAGGGAGGGCGTATTCGGTAGACCGGGTCAACTGCACAAAAGGAGAACATAATAATATAGGACTTCACTAAGCGTGAGAATCCTTGAGAATGGCTTTAGAACTAACGTTTTGGGTGATCGAACCTACACTAATTATCAAaacgcttcactcactcacacagctAATCTGGACGTTGGGATTTGATGGCCACATTGTATGCCTGTACAATCTGGAACATTCTCTGATATTACACTGaagtgattcttcaaaggcatttagaagctggctagcaacttcttgaattttatggatagcaacttcttgagtttattttcacgccggcttatcctagccccctcatcaggttcaGCTGAACTGAGCAATGAGGCTTAACTGCTAACTCAtgcccatgacctcacaatgcttatgacatcacgatgctatgacaacatgataccagTAGCTAACAGGAATACTAATAAACATAATAGAATAAGTAGTGAATGGTTACAACTAACATGACTTATAGAATGAATACATCATATTTTGGAATATATAGTAGTGTTGGATTAAATTATAATAATTTATAataaataattttataataAAACAGCACTCCCGCATCCAGTTTACCATGGAAACTGAAGATCAACACAAGCTGCCCTTTCTTGATGTGTCCCCCGATAATTCATCCAACAAGATCACTTCTTCTGTCTATAGAAAACCAACACACAGTGAACAGTATATTCATTATTTATCAAACCACCATCCACAAATTAAACGAGCCATTGTATCAACCCTAACCAGACGCGCCAAGGCTATCTGCGACCCAGCACACTTCCAAGATGAAATCGACCACCTCATGACCCTCAAGGGATATCCTAAACAACCAGTagagcagtgagtgagtgagtttagttttacaccgccctcagcaatattccagctatatggcggcggcctgtaaaaaatcaagtctggaccagacaatccagtaatcaacaacatgaacatcgatctgcgcaattgggaaccgatgacatgtgtcaaccaagtcagcgagcctgaccacc is a window from the Haliotis asinina isolate JCU_RB_2024 chromosome 9, JCU_Hal_asi_v2, whole genome shotgun sequence genome containing:
- the LOC137296934 gene encoding thrombospondin-2-like, translating into MNLKVFLVFLLVVACVAAYTKKCRKTCSSRTRYTTSCSSSRWSWSRHRCTRYRTSYYTCLGPCPKVNGGWSSWSSYQAVGSCSVTCGTGRQHYKKTRSCTNPAPANGGARCYGSSEYTFSFTCRRTPCPVDGQWTDWEDWTPVTECPVLCGGGQTDFTRSRSCSTPMHGGRDCEGEETQTREMHECNTQLCGDRCRGDSPTSISHSDPHKYYECRDSVAYLKKCPDHSTFYGIGEECVEDTCNSEGLLSRHPSDSRRYLMCLAGERIIDMVCAPGTFFSEEARACQ